The Nocardioides panzhihuensis genome has a segment encoding these proteins:
- a CDS encoding helix-turn-helix domain-containing protein: protein MYTVGEMLREWRHRRRLSQLDLAIAADVSARHVSLVETGRSRPSTDMILRLADQLDIPLRDRNQLLLAAGFAPRYTQRPLEDDALAAAREAIGRVLRAHEPYPALVVDRRWNILMTNRAVDQFFADVDPELLEPPVNLVRLGLHPRGLAPLVVNLADVRAVFRARVRRQLAVVADPELTRLYEEVLAPGGRDEEAGSLALEADVVIPMTLRVDGRELNLFSTITTFGTPMDITLDEVAIESYYPADDASAAYFADR from the coding sequence ATGTACACGGTTGGCGAGATGCTGCGGGAATGGCGGCATCGTCGTCGCCTCAGCCAGCTCGACCTGGCGATCGCCGCGGACGTCTCGGCACGTCACGTCAGCCTGGTCGAGACCGGCAGGTCCCGCCCGAGCACTGACATGATCCTTCGGCTCGCCGACCAGCTCGACATTCCGCTCCGGGACCGCAACCAGCTCCTGCTCGCCGCCGGCTTCGCGCCGCGCTACACCCAGCGGCCGCTCGAGGACGATGCGCTCGCGGCCGCTCGCGAGGCGATCGGCCGGGTTCTGCGCGCCCACGAGCCGTACCCGGCTCTGGTGGTCGACCGCCGCTGGAACATCCTGATGACCAACCGCGCGGTGGACCAGTTCTTCGCCGACGTCGACCCCGAGCTGCTCGAGCCGCCCGTCAACCTCGTCCGCCTCGGTCTCCACCCTCGGGGGCTGGCCCCTCTGGTCGTCAACCTGGCCGACGTACGGGCGGTGTTCCGGGCGCGGGTCAGGCGGCAGCTCGCCGTCGTCGCGGACCCTGAGCTGACCCGGCTCTACGAGGAGGTCCTGGCCCCGGGCGGCCGGGACGAGGAGGCGGGGTCGCTCGCGCTCGAAGCCGATGTCGTGATCCCGATGACGCTTCGAGTCGACGGTCGCGAGCTGAACCTCTTCTCGACCATCACCACCTTCGGGACCCCGATGGACATCACCCTCGACGAGGTGGCGATCGAGTCGTACTACCCGGCCGATGACGCCAGCGCCGCCTACTTCGCCGACAGGTAG